In Anaerobaca lacustris, the sequence GTACCCGTGGATGAACGGCAGGAACATTGCGGCCATGATCAACCCCAGGCCGATTCGTGCCGGCATGCTGATGAAGAGGATGTTCATCTCCGGAACCAGTCGGGCCAGAAGGGCCAGGGCCACCATGAGGACCATGAACGCCGCCAGCATCGGGGCGGCCAGACGCAGGCTGGCGATCAACATGGTCGAGCCGGCGGTGAGCACGCCGCCGGTCAGGGTCTGGATGGTCGGGGTGGTCCCTATGGGAAAGGCCGCAAAGCTCTTGGACAGGACCAGGAGAAGCAGGTGGTGGCCGTTGGCGCAGAGAAACAGCAGGACGAAGATCATCTCAAGCAGACCGCCAAGCGGCTGGGCGCCTTCGCCGGTCAGCGGGTCGAGAATCTCGGCCATCGTCAATCCCATCTGGCGTTCAACGATCTGTCCGCTGAGCCTCACGACGGAGAACAACGAGCTGACGATCAGTCCCAGGGCCAGGCCATATGTGGCTTC encodes:
- a CDS encoding flagellar biosynthetic protein FliR: MLETLLGFALVLTRVSAFFLVVPVFGWQAIPVRVKVAATVLVSVFFAGVVPKAIGIDAVASDSLRDTVQALLLLAGEATYGLALGLIVSSLFSVVRLSGQIVERQMGLTMAEILDPLTGEGAQPLGGLLEMIFVLLFLCANGHHLLLLVLSKSFAAFPIGTTPTIQTLTGGVLTAGSTMLIASLRLAAPMLAAFMVLMVALALLARLVPEMNILFISMPARIGLGLIMAAMFLPFIHGYVTEMADWMAQLLPL